A window from Marinagarivorans cellulosilyticus encodes these proteins:
- the csrA gene encoding carbon storage regulator CsrA: protein MLILTRRIGETLMVGDDVTVTVLGVKGNQVRIGVNAPKEIAVHREEIYQRIQREKALQDQAPEPGNS from the coding sequence ATGTTAATTTTAACTCGCCGTATCGGTGAAACATTAATGGTCGGTGATGATGTCACTGTGACTGTTTTGGGTGTTAAAGGTAATCAGGTGCGTATCGGCGTTAACGCGCCGAAAGAGATTGCTGTACACCGTGAAGAGATCTATCAGCGTATCCAGCGTGAAAAAGCCTTACAAGATCAGGCACCAGAGCCTGGTAATAGTTAA